Proteins from a genomic interval of Roseinatronobacter monicus:
- a CDS encoding tyrosine-type recombinase/integrase → MSPEHEKSISASMNTVESTQLDESAQEGSDGIALPAHVAGSGVLDRLVDTARDYASAAASDNTRSAYAKDWAHFARWCRMRGADPLPPSPELVGLYIADLAAPQGQGSTKPPALSVASIERRLSGLGWGYAQRGLPLDRKNRHIATVLAGIRRRHARPPVQKEAILADDIRAMVATLPHDLRGLRDRAILLIGFTGGLRRSEIVSLDRHKDDTLDSGGWIDVLDGGALITLRGKTGWREVEIGRGSSDQTCPVHALEQWLHYGRIDFGPIFTGVTRDGKRARETRLNDKHIARLIKACVLDAGLRPDLPDAERVKLYSGHSLRAGLASSAEVDERYVQKQLGHASAEMTRRYQRRRDRFRVNLTKAAGL, encoded by the coding sequence ATGTCGCCAGAACACGAGAAATCGATCTCAGCGTCCATGAACACGGTTGAGAGTACTCAGCTCGACGAGAGCGCGCAAGAAGGAAGTGATGGCATTGCACTGCCCGCGCATGTTGCGGGCTCTGGCGTGCTCGATCGCCTTGTGGATACCGCGCGGGACTATGCAAGCGCTGCGGCGTCTGACAATACACGATCCGCCTATGCCAAGGATTGGGCGCATTTCGCCCGCTGGTGCCGGATGCGCGGCGCGGACCCCCTGCCCCCGTCGCCGGAACTTGTGGGCCTCTATATTGCGGATCTGGCCGCGCCCCAGGGACAAGGGTCAACCAAGCCCCCTGCCCTGTCGGTCGCGTCAATCGAGCGACGCCTGTCGGGGCTGGGTTGGGGCTATGCGCAGCGCGGGCTGCCGCTGGACCGTAAGAACCGCCATATCGCCACCGTGCTGGCCGGTATCAGGCGTAGACATGCCCGGCCGCCAGTGCAGAAAGAGGCCATCTTGGCCGACGACATTCGCGCCATGGTCGCCACCCTGCCCCATGATCTGCGCGGCTTGCGTGACCGCGCCATTTTGCTGATCGGGTTTACCGGCGGGTTGCGGCGATCAGAGATCGTCAGCCTCGACCGGCACAAGGATGACACGCTTGATAGCGGCGGCTGGATCGACGTTCTCGACGGCGGCGCGTTGATCACCCTGCGCGGCAAGACCGGCTGGCGCGAAGTCGAAATCGGGCGCGGGTCATCCGACCAGACCTGCCCTGTTCATGCGCTGGAGCAGTGGCTTCATTACGGGCGGATCGATTTTGGGCCGATCTTCACCGGCGTCACCCGCGATGGCAAGCGCGCGCGGGAAACTCGGTTGAATGACAAGCATATCGCCCGGCTGATCAAGGCCTGCGTGCTGGATGCAGGTCTGCGCCCCGATCTGCCTGATGCGGAGCGCGTGAAGCTCTATTCCGGCCATTCCCTACGCGCGGGTCTGGCCAGCAGCGCCGAGGTGGATGAGCGCTATGTGCAGAAACAACTGGGCCATGCCAGCGCAGAGATGACCCGCCGCTATCAGCGCAGGCGTGACAGGTTCCGCGTCAATCTCACCAAGGCGGCGGGTTTGTGA
- a CDS encoding DUF1403 family protein, with protein sequence MTFARNTPANLPVTIPRMPPWVIAGRAEAPENVAFLSGAALAHLHLVLGQAEVPHALLRERLALWSAEACVAFTGRPERAAELRDAVHLLRPGDLPGPAGETFLAWRRAVERPVTIKALCRALPELQTEQIARWLGAGSGAPVTRAAAVLEVVLEAAPRAEVPALILADAALAQALGWDHAVPLLAAGLKRADLRKRGEGLALACHRAVIASVIEAGRTAIDLARRAAHLKAVAPKLRAKGAGQAVEMFLTCDAVAPSALPLPDRAARRLCDRLVALDAIRELTGRDTFRLYGV encoded by the coding sequence ATGACTTTTGCCCGCAACACCCCCGCCAACCTCCCAGTAACAATACCCCGGATGCCGCCTTGGGTCATCGCGGGCCGTGCAGAAGCCCCTGAAAATGTGGCGTTTCTGTCGGGGGCCGCGCTTGCTCACCTGCATCTGGTGTTAGGGCAGGCGGAGGTCCCCCATGCTTTGTTGCGGGAGCGGCTGGCGCTGTGGTCGGCGGAGGCTTGCGTCGCCTTCACGGGACGCCCTGAGCGCGCAGCAGAGCTGCGCGATGCGGTGCATCTCTTGCGACCCGGCGACCTGCCGGGACCAGCAGGAGAAACCTTTCTGGCCTGGCGGCGGGCTGTGGAGCGACCGGTTACAATCAAGGCGCTTTGTCGGGCGTTACCGGAACTTCAGACCGAACAGATCGCGCGCTGGCTCGGTGCGGGGTCTGGCGCGCCAGTCACGCGGGCAGCCGCGGTGCTGGAGGTGGTTCTTGAGGCGGCCCCGCGTGCGGAGGTCCCAGCCCTGATCCTCGCAGATGCCGCGCTGGCGCAGGCGCTTGGTTGGGATCACGCAGTGCCACTCTTGGCAGCAGGTTTGAAACGGGCCGACCTGCGTAAGCGTGGTGAAGGCTTGGCGCTGGCCTGTCATCGTGCCGTCATTGCTTCGGTGATCGAGGCCGGGCGCACCGCGATCGATCTCGCGCGTCGGGCCGCGCATTTGAAAGCGGTCGCGCCGAAGCTCCGTGCCAAAGGGGCGGGGCAGGCGGTCGAGATGTTCCTGACCTGTGATGCGGTTGCGCCCTCTGCTTTGCCTTTGCCGGACCGCGCGGCGCGCCGTCTCTGCGACCGACTGGTCGCACTCGATGCCATCCGCGAGTTGACTGGGCGTGACACCTTCCGCCTCTACGGGGTGTAG
- the scpB gene encoding SMC-Scp complex subunit ScpB, whose amino-acid sequence MAKDKCEQDLDRDLADLPPELRWREWMRRIEAVLFASAAPVSREDLSRVVGQGASVDLLVEDLFADLEGRAFEIAKVASGWMFRTRPAYAPAIRAAADVGDQLLDLSEFDVAVLSAVAYHQPITRDGLKDIFGKEISRDLIGRLHARELIGTGPRSPRRGAPYTFVTTEQFLITFGLESLQDLPDTEQLTDAGLSD is encoded by the coding sequence ATGGCCAAGGATAAATGCGAGCAGGACCTCGACCGCGATCTGGCTGACCTGCCGCCGGAGCTGCGCTGGCGGGAATGGATGCGCAGGATCGAGGCGGTATTGTTTGCCAGCGCCGCGCCGGTGTCGCGGGAGGATTTGTCGCGGGTCGTGGGGCAGGGGGCCTCGGTCGACCTACTGGTCGAGGACTTGTTCGCTGATCTGGAAGGGCGGGCGTTTGAAATAGCCAAGGTGGCTAGCGGCTGGATGTTTCGGACGCGACCCGCCTACGCGCCGGCGATCCGCGCCGCGGCAGATGTTGGGGATCAGCTGCTCGACCTAAGCGAATTCGACGTCGCGGTGTTGTCGGCCGTCGCCTACCACCAGCCAATTACGCGCGATGGGCTCAAGGACATCTTCGGCAAGGAGATCAGCCGTGACCTGATCGGTCGGCTGCATGCCCGCGAGCTGATCGGGACCGGGCCAAGGTCCCCTAGACGCGGCGCGCCCTATACTTTCGTCACCACCGAGCAGTTCCTGATCACCTTCGGATTGGAGAGCCTGCAAGATCTTCCGGACACCGAGCAGCTGACTGATGCAGGGTTGTCCGACTGA